A window of the Diabrotica undecimpunctata isolate CICGRU chromosome 1, icDiaUnde3, whole genome shotgun sequence genome harbors these coding sequences:
- the LOC140432289 gene encoding uncharacterized protein, whose product MPYKCEICFKQFTQKSSLVDHTKIHTGEKPHKCEICFKQFTQKGSLVYHTKIHTGEKPYKCEICFKPFSSKSNLKRHLMFHVEEKPYKCEICFKQFTQKGSLVYHTKIHTGEKPHKCEICFKQFTQKGSLVYHTKIHTGEKPHKCEICFKQFTQKGSLVYHTKIHTGEKPHKCEICFKQFTQKGSLVYHTKIHTGEKPYKCEICFKPFSSKSNLKRHLMFHVEEKPYKCEICFKQFTQKGSLVDHTKIHTGEKPHKCEICFKQFTQKGSLVYHTKIHTGEKPHKCEICFKQFTQKGSLVYHTKIHTGEKPYKCEICFKPFSSKSNSKKHLMFHVEEKPYKCEICFKQFTQKGSLVDHTKIHTGEKPHKCEICFKQFTQKGSLVYHTKIHTGEKPHKCEICFKQFTQKGSLVYHTKIHTGEKPHKCEICFKQFTQKGSLVYHTKIHTGEKPYKCEICFKPFSSKSNLKRHLMFHVEEKPYKCEICFKQFTQKGSLVDHTKIHTGEKPHKCEICFKQFTQKGSLVYHTKIHTGEKPYKCEICFKPFSSKSNSKKHLMFHVEEKPYKCEICFKQFTQKGSLVDHTKIHTGEKPHKCEICFKQFTQKGSLVYHTKIHTGEKPHKCEICFKQFTQKGSLVYHTKIHTGEKPHKCEICFKQFTQKGSLVYHTKIHTGEKPYKCEICFKPFSSKSNLKRHLMFHVEEKPYKCEICFKQFTQKGSLVYHTKFHTGEKPHKCVQQSTVQEPSLHGPQGACIEH is encoded by the coding sequence atgccttacaagtgtgaaatttgttttaagcagtttactcaaaAAAGTTCTTTGGTTGACCATACGAAAATTCACACAGGAGAAaagcctcacaagtgtgaaatttgttttaagcagttcacTCAAAAAGGTTCTTTGGTTTACCATACGaaaattcacactggagaaaagccttacaagtgcgaaatttgctTTAAGCCGTTTAGTAGCAAAAGtaatttgaaaaggcatttgatgtTTCACGTCgaagaaaagccttacaagtgtgaaatttgttttaagcagtttactcaaaAAGGTTCTTTGGTTTACCATACGaaaattcacactggagaaaagcctcacaagtgtgaaatttgttttaagcagttcacTCAAAAAGGTTCTTTGGTTTACCATACGaaaattcacactggagaaaagcctcacaagtgtgaaatttgttttaagcagttcacTCAAAAAGGTTCTTTGGTTTACCATACGaaaattcacactggagaaaagcctcacaagtgtgaaatttgttttaagcagttcacTCAAAAAGGTTCTTTGGTTTACCATACGaaaattcacactggagaaaagccttacaagtgcgaaatttgctTTAAGCCGTTTAGTAGCAAAAGtaatttgaaaaggcatttgatgtTTCACGTCgaagaaaagccttacaagtgtgaaatttgttttaagcagtttactcaaaAAGGTTCTTTGGTTGACCATACGaaaattcacactggagaaaagcctcacaagtgtgaaatttgttttaagcagttcacTCAAAAAGGTTCTTTGGTTTACCATACGaaaattcacactggagaaaagcctcacaagtgtgaaatttgttttaagcagttcacTCAAAAAGGTTCTTTGGTTTACCATACGaaaattcacactggagaaaagccttacaagtgcgaaatttgttttaagccgtTTAGTAGCAAAAGTAATTCGAAAAAACATTTGATGTTTCACGTCgaagaaaagccttacaagtgtgaaatttgttttaagcagttcacTCAAAAAGGTTCTTTGGTTGACCATACGaaaattcacactggagaaaagcctcacaagtgtgaaatttgttttaagcagttcacTCAAAAAGGTTCTTTGGTTTACCATACGaaaattcacactggagaaaagcctcacaagtgtgaaatttgttttaagcagttcacTCAAAAAGGTTCTTTGGTTTACCATACGaaaattcacactggagaaaagcctcacaagtgtgaaatttgttttaagcagttcacTCAAAAAGGTTCTTTGGTTTACCATACGaaaattcacactggagaaaagccttacaagtgcgaaatttgctTTAAGCCGTTTAGTAGCAAAAGtaatttgaaaaggcatttgatgtTTCACGTCgaagaaaagccttacaagtgtgaaatttgttttaagcagtttactcaaaAAGGTTCTTTGGTTGACCATACGaaaattcacactggagaaaagcctcacaagtgtgaaatttgttttaagcagttcacTCAAAAAGGTTCTTTGGTTTACCATACGaaaattcacactggagaaaagccttacaagtgcgaaatttgttttaagccgtTTAGTAGCAAAAGTAATTCGAAAAAACATTTGATGTTTCACGTCgaagaaaagccttacaagtgtgaaatttgttttaagcagttcacTCAAAAAGGTTCTTTGGTTGACCATACGaaaattcacactggagaaaagcctcacaagtgtgaaatttgttttaagcagttcacTCAAAAAGGTTCTTTGGTTTACCATACGaaaattcacactggagaaaagcctcacaagtgtgaaatttgttttaagcagttcacTCAAAAAGGTTCTTTGGTTTACCATACGaaaattcacactggagaaaagcctcacaagtgtgaaatttgttttaagcagttcacTCAAAAAGGTTCTTTGGTTTACCATACGaaaattcacactggagaaaagccttacaagtgcgaaatttgctTTAAGCCGTTTAGTAGCAAAAGtaatttgaaaaggcatttgatgtTTCACGTCgaagaaaagccttacaagtgtgaaatttgttttaagcagtttactcaaaAAGGTTCTTTGGTTTACCATACGAAATTTCACACAGGAGAAAAGCCTCACAAGTGTGTTCAGCAGTCAACAGTGCAAGAGCCGTCCCTGCACGGACCACAGGGCGCATGCATCGAACACTAG